From Pararhodobacter zhoushanensis, the proteins below share one genomic window:
- the ligA gene encoding protocatechuate 4,5-dioxygenase subunit alpha: MKKDYEDIPGTFVFDADRSREGYHLNQFCITLRLQKNRDAFNANEEAYLDGFPMTPEQREAVLKREWNRLLELGGNVYYTSKLAANDGINFQNLAGLMTGMGVESYREMMLNGGRSIDGNRYKSEWGEE; the protein is encoded by the coding sequence ATGAAAAAGGACTATGAGGATATCCCCGGAACGTTCGTCTTTGACGCCGACCGTTCGCGCGAAGGATATCATCTGAACCAGTTCTGCATCACGCTGCGTCTGCAAAAGAACCGCGACGCGTTCAACGCGAATGAAGAAGCCTATCTCGACGGCTTCCCCATGACGCCCGAACAGCGCGAAGCCGTGCTCAAGCGCGAGTGGAACCGCCTGCTCGAGCTGGGCGGCAACGTCTATTACACGTCCAAGCTGGCGGCGAATGACGGGATCAACTTTCAGAACCTCGCGGGTCTGATGACCGGGATGGGTGTCGAATCCTATCGCGAGATGATGCTGAACGGGGGCCGCAGCATCGACGGCAACCGCTATAAATCCGAGTGGGGAGAAGAATAA
- a CDS encoding LysR family transcriptional regulator: protein MADSLPNLRHMRVFLETARTGSVSAAAERCLLSQPAATQAIARLEREVGAPLLVRRTRRFGTTACGALFVRRVEAALDHLNTGARMALRGARDTGGKRASFDHLITAAQLRALIAVAGTGSFTVAAQSLGLSQPTVHRAARSLEDVAGVPFFLTTASGVELTTAAQAFVLGAKLAQAEIRQGFEEIGREMGDDRGTFLLGSMPLARTVIVPRATHALISATQGVQVQVVDGRYDALLRSLREGDLDCLIGALRTPLPAEDVTQEPLFDDALAIVAHPSHPLAGRAEVSLEDTLAYPWVAPPKNTPAGTYLFETLRIDQQPRTPVRVVSSSLVFLRGILAEGDYISIVSRHQISDEERAGHIVPLNVPLTNDLRTIGLTYRTSWRPTDTQARFLALLRQCSPAGSGENLPPE, encoded by the coding sequence ATGGCTGACAGCTTGCCGAACCTGCGCCACATGCGCGTGTTTCTGGAGACGGCGCGCACCGGGTCGGTCTCGGCGGCGGCGGAGCGATGCTTGCTGTCGCAACCCGCCGCAACGCAGGCCATCGCCCGGCTTGAGCGTGAGGTGGGCGCGCCCCTGCTGGTCCGGCGCACACGGCGCTTTGGCACCACGGCCTGCGGCGCGCTGTTCGTCCGGCGGGTCGAGGCGGCGCTGGATCACCTCAACACCGGCGCGCGGATGGCCCTGCGCGGCGCGCGCGATACGGGCGGCAAGCGCGCGTCGTTTGATCATCTGATCACGGCCGCGCAGCTGCGCGCGCTGATCGCCGTGGCTGGAACCGGCAGTTTCACCGTTGCCGCACAGTCGTTGGGCCTGTCGCAACCCACCGTCCACCGCGCCGCGCGCAGTCTTGAGGATGTGGCGGGCGTGCCTTTCTTCCTGACCACGGCCTCGGGTGTCGAACTGACCACCGCCGCGCAGGCCTTTGTGCTGGGTGCCAAGCTGGCGCAAGCCGAGATCCGGCAGGGGTTCGAGGAAATCGGCCGCGAGATGGGCGATGATCGCGGCACGTTCCTGCTCGGCTCGATGCCGCTGGCGCGCACGGTGATCGTGCCGCGCGCCACCCATGCGCTGATCAGCGCGACGCAGGGCGTGCAGGTGCAGGTCGTCGACGGGCGCTATGACGCGCTGCTGCGCTCGCTGCGTGAAGGCGATCTGGATTGCCTGATTGGCGCCCTGCGCACGCCGCTGCCCGCCGAGGATGTGACGCAAGAGCCGCTGTTTGACGACGCGCTGGCCATCGTTGCCCACCCCAGCCATCCGCTGGCGGGCCGGGCCGAAGTCAGCCTTGAGGATACCCTCGCCTACCCTTGGGTCGCCCCACCCAAGAACACGCCCGCGGGCACCTATCTGTTTGAAACCCTGCGCATTGATCAGCAGCCACGCACCCCGGTGCGGGTGGTGTCGTCGTCCCTGGTGTTCCTGCGCGGGATTCTGGCGGAAGGCGACTATATCTCGATTGTCTCACGCCATCAGATCAGCGACGAGGAACGCGCCGGTCACATCGTGCCGCTCAACGTACCGTTGACAAATGACCTGCGCACCATAGGTCTGACGTATCGTACCAGTTGGCGTCCGACCGACACTCAGGCCCGGTTTCTGGCGCTTCTGCGCCAGTGCAGCCCGGCGGGGTCTGGCGAAAACCTGCCGCCCGAATAG
- a CDS encoding amidohydrolase family protein: MTTQPQPMDADWLVYHPNPKTPDFVLPKGAVDAHCHVFGPSAEFPYAPERKYTPGDAGKDKLFALRDFLGFERNVIVQATCHGKDNRAMVDACVAAGDRARGVASVGKDITRDELKAMHESGVRGVRFNFVKRLVDATPPEVFLGIADKIQEFGWSTVVYFEAQDLEGLEPFLTSLPGIIVVDHMGRPDVSKGVDHPDFQRFINLMAQNENVWTKVTCPERLTKTGAPYDDVVPYYQAIVDRFEDRVLWGTDWPHPNMKSHMPDDGALVDYIPRIARSEAQRQKLLIDNPMRLYWAD; this comes from the coding sequence ATGACGACGCAACCGCAGCCGATGGATGCCGACTGGCTGGTCTATCACCCCAATCCCAAAACGCCCGATTTCGTGCTGCCCAAGGGCGCGGTCGATGCGCATTGCCACGTCTTCGGCCCCTCGGCCGAGTTCCCCTACGCACCCGAGCGCAAGTACACCCCCGGCGATGCGGGCAAGGACAAGCTGTTCGCGCTGCGTGATTTTCTGGGGTTCGAGCGCAATGTGATCGTGCAGGCCACCTGCCACGGCAAGGACAACCGCGCCATGGTCGACGCCTGCGTTGCGGCCGGTGACCGGGCGCGCGGCGTGGCCTCGGTGGGCAAGGACATCACCCGCGACGAGCTGAAAGCGATGCACGAGAGCGGCGTGCGCGGCGTGCGCTTCAACTTTGTGAAACGTCTGGTCGACGCGACCCCGCCCGAGGTGTTCCTGGGCATCGCCGACAAGATCCAGGAATTCGGCTGGTCCACGGTCGTTTATTTCGAGGCGCAGGATCTTGAGGGGCTGGAGCCCTTCCTCACCTCGCTGCCCGGTATCATCGTCGTCGACCACATGGGCCGCCCCGATGTGTCCAAGGGTGTCGATCACCCGGATTTCCAGCGTTTCATCAATCTGATGGCGCAGAACGAGAACGTCTGGACCAAGGTAACCTGTCCCGAGCGGCTGACCAAAACCGGTGCGCCCTATGACGATGTTGTCCCCTATTATCAGGCGATCGTGGACCGGTTCGAGGACCGCGTGCTCTGGGGCACCGACTGGCCGCACCCGAACATGAAGTCGCACATGCCCGATGATGGCGCGCTGGTGGATTACATCCCCCGGATCGCCCGCAGCGAGGCGCAGCGTCAGAAGCTGCTGATCGACAACCCGATGCGCCTGTACTGGGCCGACTGA
- a CDS encoding protocatechuate 4,5-dioxygenase subunit alpha: MDQPGYDYHIDIPGTTLFDGKMAMKGYALNKMCYSFNQQINREAFLADEEGYMAKFGLNDEQKEAIRKRDVLGLIDAGGNIYYLAKFAGIFKLSVQDVGGLQTGKTTEEFQQYLASQA, encoded by the coding sequence ATGGACCAGCCCGGCTACGACTATCACATTGATATTCCTGGCACGACCTTGTTCGACGGCAAGATGGCCATGAAGGGCTATGCGCTGAACAAGATGTGCTACTCGTTCAACCAGCAGATCAACCGCGAGGCGTTTCTGGCGGATGAAGAGGGCTATATGGCCAAGTTCGGCCTGAACGACGAACAGAAAGAGGCGATCCGCAAGCGCGACGTTCTCGGCCTGATCGACGCGGGCGGGAACATCTATTACCTCGCCAAATTCGCCGGGATCTTCAAGTTGTCGGTGCAGGATGTCGGCGGGTTGCAGACCGGCAAGACCACCGAAGAATTCCAGCAATATCTGGCCAGTCAGGCCTAA
- a CDS encoding class III extradiol dioxygenase family protein: MARILGGITTSHIPAVGNAINKGLQDDPYWKPFFDGYPKVHKWVQDNKPDYVINIYNDHGLGFFLDRMPTFAIGAAHEYRNEDEGWGLPSLPPFPGAPELSWHIIESLVADEFDITSCQELAVDHGFVVPMQLFWPGAPNNPDMPRAVPISANTVQHPIPTLNRALNFGKALRKALLSFPEDAKIVVLGTGGLSHQLDGQRAGFINKEFDRYCLDNIVHNPEELTKITRQELVKNAGAQGTEFLMWMMMRGALGDDVTEITRNYHIPISNTAAGTLLIECAA; this comes from the coding sequence ATGGCACGCATTCTGGGCGGTATCACCACCTCGCACATCCCCGCCGTGGGCAACGCGATCAACAAGGGCCTGCAGGACGATCCCTATTGGAAACCGTTCTTCGACGGCTATCCCAAGGTCCATAAATGGGTTCAGGACAACAAGCCCGACTATGTGATCAACATCTATAACGACCACGGGCTGGGCTTCTTTCTGGACCGCATGCCGACCTTCGCCATCGGTGCGGCGCATGAGTACCGCAACGAGGATGAGGGCTGGGGCCTGCCGTCGCTGCCGCCATTCCCCGGCGCGCCGGAACTGAGCTGGCACATCATCGAGTCGCTGGTGGCGGATGAATTCGACATCACCTCGTGTCAGGAGCTGGCAGTGGACCACGGCTTTGTGGTGCCGATGCAGCTGTTCTGGCCGGGCGCGCCGAACAATCCCGACATGCCGCGCGCCGTGCCGATCAGCGCCAATACCGTGCAGCACCCGATCCCGACGCTGAACCGGGCGCTGAACTTCGGCAAAGCGCTGCGCAAGGCGCTGCTCAGCTTCCCCGAGGATGCCAAGATCGTGGTGCTGGGCACCGGGGGCTTGAGCCACCAGCTTGACGGGCAACGCGCGGGCTTCATCAACAAGGAGTTCGACCGCTATTGTCTGGACAATATCGTCCATAATCCTGAGGAACTGACCAAGATCACCCGTCAGGAACTGGTCAAGAACGCGGGCGCGCAGGGCACCGAATTCCTGATGTGGATGATGATGCGCGGGGCTTTGGGCGACGACGTGACCGAGATCACGCGCAATTACCACATCCCGATCTCGAACACCGCCGCCGGGACGCTATTGATCGAATGTGCGGCCTGA
- a CDS encoding metal ABC transporter ATP-binding protein yields MLSHVDFTLSPGEIVTIVGPNGSGKSTLLRALLGMIPGVQGSVSRAAGLRVGYVPQKLHLDPNMPLPVSRFLRLERKLSRDAIATLLMRTGAQGLEARELSTLSGGQFQRVLLARALAGDPQLLVLDEPTQGLDQPGTAAFYRLIEEVRREIGCAVLSVSHDLHVVMSASDRVVCLNGHVCCEGTPSVVSNAPEYRALFGLGTGGALALYQHHHDHGTDHPDHPHDHETCTHDH; encoded by the coding sequence GTGTTGTCGCATGTCGATTTCACCCTCAGCCCCGGTGAGATCGTCACCATCGTCGGCCCCAACGGCTCGGGCAAATCCACGCTGCTGCGCGCTCTGCTGGGCATGATCCCCGGCGTTCAGGGCTCCGTCAGCCGCGCCGCCGGGCTGCGCGTGGGCTATGTGCCGCAAAAGCTGCATCTGGACCCGAACATGCCCCTGCCCGTGTCGCGGTTCCTGCGGCTGGAGCGCAAACTCAGCCGCGACGCGATCGCCACGCTGCTCATGCGCACCGGCGCGCAGGGGTTGGAAGCACGCGAGCTGTCCACCCTCTCGGGCGGGCAGTTCCAGCGGGTGCTGCTGGCGCGGGCGCTGGCGGGCGATCCGCAACTGCTGGTGCTCGATGAGCCAACGCAGGGGCTGGACCAACCCGGCACGGCGGCGTTCTACCGTCTGATCGAGGAGGTCCGGCGTGAGATCGGCTGCGCCGTGCTGTCGGTCAGTCACGACCTGCATGTGGTGATGAGCGCCTCGGACCGGGTGGTGTGCCTGAACGGGCATGTGTGCTGCGAGGGCACGCCGTCGGTCGTGTCGAATGCGCCGGAATACCGCGCGCTGTTCGGGCTGGGCACCGGCGGCGCGCTGGCGCTCTACCAGCACCACCATGACCACGGGACGGATCACCCCGACCACCCCCACGACCACGAGACCTGCACCCATGATCATTGA
- a CDS encoding Fur family transcriptional regulator, producing MTTPAFEPHDHHDCVSTALRSAETLAHARGLRLTPVRRRTLEILLERHGAMGAYDVLQRLSEDGFGHQPPVAYRALEFLVDNGLAHRIQRLNAFAACTHPGQEHQAAFLICRGCDAVAEVPAAPLRQVLAQSAGAVGFTVERANIEALGLCTACQTSAEA from the coding sequence ATGACCACCCCCGCTTTCGAGCCGCACGATCATCATGACTGCGTCAGCACCGCGCTGCGCAGCGCCGAAACGCTGGCCCATGCGCGCGGCCTGCGCCTGACCCCGGTGCGCCGCCGCACGCTGGAGATCCTGCTGGAGCGCCACGGCGCGATGGGGGCGTATGATGTGCTGCAGCGCCTGTCCGAAGACGGGTTCGGCCACCAGCCGCCGGTCGCGTACCGGGCGCTGGAGTTTCTGGTGGATAACGGGTTGGCGCATCGCATCCAGCGGCTCAACGCCTTCGCTGCCTGTACGCATCCGGGGCAAGAGCATCAGGCCGCGTTCCTGATCTGCCGTGGGTGCGATGCCGTGGCCGAAGTGCCCGCCGCCCCGCTGCGCCAAGTTCTGGCGCAAAGCGCGGGCGCCGTCGGCTTCACCGTCGAGCGCGCCAATATCGAGGCGTTGGGCCTGTGCACCGCCTGCCAGACGAGCGCCGAGGCATGA
- a CDS encoding zinc ABC transporter substrate-binding protein: MTSRFLPCALGASLLALPAFADVPRVTTDLPVTQSLVAQVMGDLGTPEVLLGQGADPHHAQLRPSQARALSGAGLVVWVGEGLSPWLEGPVETLATGSVLELAAVEGLTVQGFQASSLLGEGEDDDDHDHDHDHDHHDEDGHDHSGQDPHLWLAPENAALWLNAIATALSTLDPEHAAQYAANAETAVAGVLQTRDEVAAILAPVGDAGLVMFHDAYGYFASSFGLNILGTISEGDAAAPGAARLTTLRAALDGAGAVCLFPEANHPLDFAQVVVEGGSVRLGAPLDPAGVMLEPGAALYGDLMRGLATAIAACATQG; the protein is encoded by the coding sequence ATGACCTCCCGTTTTCTCCCCTGCGCTCTGGGCGCGTCCCTTCTTGCGCTGCCCGCCTTTGCCGATGTGCCGCGCGTGACCACGGATCTTCCGGTGACCCAGTCGCTGGTGGCGCAGGTGATGGGCGATCTGGGCACGCCCGAGGTGCTGCTGGGCCAGGGCGCCGACCCCCACCATGCGCAACTGCGCCCCAGTCAGGCCCGCGCCTTGTCGGGTGCGGGGCTGGTCGTCTGGGTGGGCGAGGGGCTGAGCCCCTGGCTGGAAGGGCCGGTCGAGACGCTGGCCACCGGGTCGGTGCTGGAACTTGCGGCGGTCGAGGGGCTGACAGTGCAGGGATTTCAGGCGTCGTCTCTCTTGGGCGAGGGTGAAGACGATGATGATCATGACCACGATCACGATCACGATCACCACGACGAAGACGGCCACGATCATTCCGGGCAAGACCCGCATCTGTGGCTCGCACCCGAGAATGCGGCGCTCTGGCTGAACGCCATCGCCACCGCGTTGAGCACGCTTGACCCCGAGCACGCCGCCCAATACGCCGCCAACGCCGAAACCGCAGTGGCGGGCGTGTTGCAAACCCGCGACGAGGTCGCTGCAATCCTCGCGCCGGTCGGCGATGCAGGGCTGGTGATGTTCCACGATGCCTATGGTTATTTTGCCAGCTCCTTTGGCCTGAACATCCTTGGCACGATTTCGGAAGGCGACGCCGCCGCCCCCGGCGCTGCCCGCCTCACCACGCTCCGCGCGGCGCTGGACGGGGCAGGGGCTGTGTGCTTGTTCCCCGAGGCCAACCACCCGCTCGACTTCGCGCAGGTTGTGGTCGAGGGCGGCAGCGTCCGGCTGGGGGCTCCGCTGGACCCGGCGGGCGTGATGCTTGAGCCGGGCGCCGCGCTCTACGGCGACTTGATGCGCGGGCTGGCCACGGCCATCGCCGCCTGCGCCACGCAGGGCTGA
- a CDS encoding SOS response-associated peptidase codes for MCGRFAITLPDDAMARLFDAAPANDLPPVPRYNICPTQPVAVVISAEGRRRYGPMRWGFIPRWYKTPTDGPLLFNARSETIAEKPAFREAARQRRCLIPASGFFEWTKDGQTRLPWYITRSDGAPMVFAGVWQSWQGTEGTRIASCAIVTAAAQDEMAALHGRVPVVLDPGNWGKWLGEEGHGAARLMQAPAQGVLGFRRVGPAVNSNRSEGAELIEPFDA; via the coding sequence ATGTGCGGCCGCTTTGCGATCACCTTGCCAGACGATGCCATGGCGCGGCTCTTCGATGCCGCGCCGGCCAACGACCTGCCGCCGGTGCCGCGCTACAACATCTGCCCGACGCAACCGGTCGCGGTGGTGATCAGCGCCGAAGGGCGGCGGCGCTATGGGCCGATGCGCTGGGGCTTTATCCCGCGCTGGTACAAGACGCCGACCGACGGCCCGCTCCTGTTCAACGCCCGCTCGGAAACCATCGCCGAGAAACCCGCCTTCCGCGAGGCTGCCCGTCAGCGGCGCTGCCTGATCCCGGCGTCGGGGTTTTTTGAGTGGACGAAGGACGGCCAGACGCGGTTGCCGTGGTACATCACCCGGTCTGACGGTGCGCCGATGGTTTTTGCCGGGGTCTGGCAAAGCTGGCAAGGGACCGAGGGTACCCGGATCGCCAGCTGCGCCATCGTCACCGCCGCGGCGCAGGACGAGATGGCGGCACTGCACGGCCGTGTGCCGGTGGTCCTTGACCCCGGCAATTGGGGGAAATGGCTGGGGGAAGAGGGCCATGGCGCGGCACGGCTGATGCAAGCGCCGGCGCAAGGCGTGCTCGGTTTTCGGCGCGTTGGCCCGGCGGTCAACTCGAACCGCTCGGAAGGGGCGGAGTTGATCGAGCCGTTTGACGCTTAG
- the gltA gene encoding citrate synthase, with protein MAESKGSAQLTIGNTSLDLPIYSPTVGPDVLDIRKLYAQGDVFTYDPGFTSTAACSSTITYIDGDKGELLYRGYPIEQLAAQSHHLEVCYLLLYGELPSAQQMIDFETRVTRHTMVHEQMHNFFRGFRRDAHPMATMVGVVGAMSAFYHDSTDIEDPWQREVAAIRLIAKIPTIAAMAYKYSIGQPFVYPKNSLDYAGNFLHMCFAVPAEDYVVDPILAKAMDRIMMLHADHEQNASTSTVRLAGSSGANPFACIAAGIACLWGPAHGGANQACLEMLREIGTVDRIPEYIAKAKDKNDPFRLMGFGHRVYKNFDPRAKVMKESADEVLDLLGIHDNETLKVAKELERIALEDEYFVSKKLYPNVDFYSGIILEAMGFPTAMFTPIFALSRTVGWVAQWKEMVGDSDQKIGRPRQLYTGAPRRDYSDVENR; from the coding sequence ATGGCAGAATCCAAGGGAAGTGCACAACTCACGATTGGCAATACGTCACTGGACCTGCCGATCTATTCGCCTACCGTCGGCCCCGACGTGCTCGACATCCGCAAGCTCTACGCACAAGGCGACGTCTTTACCTACGACCCGGGCTTTACCTCGACCGCGGCCTGCTCGTCGACCATCACCTATATCGACGGCGACAAGGGTGAGCTGCTCTATCGCGGCTATCCCATCGAACAGCTGGCGGCCCAGTCGCATCACCTCGAAGTCTGCTACCTGCTGCTTTACGGTGAACTGCCCAGCGCCCAGCAGATGATCGATTTCGAGACCCGTGTGACCCGTCACACGATGGTCCACGAGCAGATGCACAACTTCTTCCGCGGCTTCCGCCGCGATGCGCACCCGATGGCCACCATGGTCGGCGTGGTCGGCGCGATGTCGGCCTTCTACCACGACTCGACCGATATCGAAGATCCGTGGCAGCGCGAGGTCGCCGCGATCCGCCTGATCGCCAAGATCCCGACGATCGCCGCCATGGCGTATAAGTATTCGATCGGCCAGCCCTTCGTGTACCCGAAGAACTCGCTCGATTACGCTGGCAACTTCCTGCACATGTGCTTTGCTGTCCCGGCCGAAGATTACGTGGTCGATCCGATCCTGGCCAAGGCCATGGACCGCATCATGATGCTGCACGCCGACCATGAGCAGAACGCCTCGACCTCGACGGTGCGTCTGGCCGGGTCGTCGGGTGCCAACCCCTTCGCCTGTATCGCTGCGGGTATCGCCTGCCTGTGGGGCCCTGCCCACGGCGGCGCCAACCAGGCGTGCCTGGAAATGCTGCGCGAAATCGGCACCGTGGACCGCATCCCCGAGTATATTGCCAAGGCCAAGGACAAGAACGATCCGTTCCGCCTGATGGGCTTTGGTCACCGGGTCTACAAGAACTTCGACCCGCGCGCGAAGGTCATGAAGGAATCGGCGGATGAGGTGCTCGACCTTCTGGGCATCCACGACAACGAGACCCTGAAGGTCGCCAAAGAGCTGGAGCGCATCGCGCTCGAGGACGAATACTTCGTGTCCAAAAAGCTCTACCCGAACGTCGATTTCTACTCGGGCATCATCCTGGAAGCGATGGGCTTTCCCACCGCGATGTTCACCCCGATTTTCGCCCTGTCGCGGACCGTGGGCTGGGTTGCGCAGTGGAAAGAAATGGTCGGCGACAGCGATCAGAAAATCGGTCGCCCGCGTCAGCTCTACACCGGCGCGCCGCGCCGCGATTACAGCGACGTCGAAAACCGCTGA
- the gltX gene encoding glutamate--tRNA ligase — MNSPVVTRFAPSPTGFLHIGGARTALFNWLYARGRGGKFLLRIEDTDRARSTPEATAAILSGLTWLGLDWDGEAISQFERADRHAEVAHQMLAQGHAYKCFATQDEIEAFREAARAEGRSTLYQSPWRDADPATHPDAPYVVRVKAARDGETVIEDSVQGRVVFRNDQLDDMVCLRSDGTPTYMLAVVVDDHDMGVTHIIRGDDHLNNAARQAQVYQAMGWPVPQFAHIPLIHGEDGKKLSKRHGALGIEDYQRMGYPSAAIRNYLARLGWSHGDDEFFSDAQATEWFDLGGIGRAPARLDLKKLDHLTAQHFSVLDDAAVLQELRSYLTATDAAPLSGTQEEALLRAMPQLKDKAKSFGQILERAHFVLTQRPIQPDEKAGKSLDPVSRSILNELTPHLRNASWERERLETIVGDLAAEHGLGLGKIAQPLRAALAGRTVSPSVFDMMVVLGREETLARLQDAATGG; from the coding sequence ATGAATTCCCCCGTGGTCACCCGCTTCGCCCCTTCGCCCACGGGCTTTTTGCACATCGGCGGCGCCCGCACTGCCCTGTTCAACTGGCTCTACGCGCGCGGTCGCGGCGGCAAGTTCCTGCTGCGCATCGAAGATACCGACCGCGCCCGCTCGACGCCCGAGGCGACGGCGGCGATCCTTTCCGGCCTGACATGGCTGGGACTGGACTGGGACGGCGAGGCGATCAGCCAGTTCGAACGCGCCGACCGCCACGCCGAGGTCGCGCATCAGATGCTGGCGCAGGGCCACGCCTACAAGTGCTTTGCCACGCAAGACGAGATCGAAGCCTTCCGCGAAGCCGCCCGGGCCGAAGGCCGCTCGACCCTGTACCAATCCCCCTGGCGCGACGCCGATCCCGCGACGCATCCCGACGCACCCTATGTCGTGCGGGTCAAAGCCGCGCGTGACGGCGAGACGGTGATCGAGGATTCCGTGCAGGGCCGCGTTGTGTTCCGCAATGACCAGCTCGATGACATGGTTTGTTTACGCTCTGATGGTACGCCGACCTATATGCTCGCGGTCGTGGTCGATGATCATGACATGGGGGTCACGCATATCATCCGGGGGGACGACCATCTGAACAACGCGGCACGCCAGGCGCAGGTCTATCAGGCCATGGGTTGGCCGGTGCCGCAGTTCGCCCATATCCCGCTGATACATGGTGAGGATGGCAAGAAACTGTCCAAACGCCACGGCGCGCTGGGGATCGAGGATTATCAGCGCATGGGCTACCCCTCGGCTGCGATCCGCAACTACCTGGCCCGCCTTGGGTGGAGCCACGGGGACGACGAATTCTTCAGCGATGCGCAGGCGACGGAATGGTTCGATCTGGGCGGAATCGGGCGGGCTCCGGCGCGTCTGGACCTCAAGAAACTCGACCATCTCACGGCGCAGCATTTTTCCGTGCTGGACGATGCCGCAGTGCTGCAAGAGCTGCGGTCCTACCTCACCGCGACCGATGCCGCACCGCTGAGCGGGACGCAGGAAGAGGCGCTTTTGCGCGCCATGCCGCAGCTCAAGGACAAAGCAAAAAGCTTTGGCCAAATCCTTGAAAGGGCACATTTTGTTCTGACCCAGCGGCCCATCCAACCAGATGAAAAGGCGGGAAAATCTCTTGATCCGGTATCCCGTAGTATACTGAATGAATTGACGCCGCATCTGCGAAATGCTAGCTGGGAACGCGAGAGACTCGAAACCATTGTGGGCGACCTCGCGGCGGAACATGGCCTCGGCTTAGGCAAGATAGCGCAACCCCTGCGGGCCGCTCTTGCCGGGCGGACCGTGTCGCCAAGTGTGTTCGACATGATGGTGGTTCTGGGACGTGAAGAAACCCTCGCGCGGCTGCAAGATGCCGCGACGGGCGGCTGA